A portion of the Pseudarthrobacter defluvii genome contains these proteins:
- a CDS encoding M23 family metallopeptidase, with translation MELQYPFTGSWLVQNSPADRVPSHGTRLLGTSYAIDFTPVDGNGRSARFTPASLFRPEPPEHFAGFGRAVRAPLSGLVCAAHDGETDHAAFRGFPSIGYAATQGRRVRSGWLGLAGNYVMIESAGMFVALCHLKRQSVSVRPGQRVESGEVVGACGNSGNSTEPHLHVQAMDGPDPEQASAVPITFPGGLPRNGIVLSV, from the coding sequence GTGGAACTGCAGTATCCGTTCACGGGCTCCTGGCTGGTGCAAAACTCCCCCGCGGACAGGGTCCCCAGCCACGGGACGCGGCTTTTGGGCACGAGTTACGCCATCGACTTCACGCCGGTGGACGGAAACGGGCGGTCTGCGCGGTTCACGCCGGCGTCGTTGTTCCGGCCCGAGCCGCCGGAGCACTTCGCCGGTTTCGGCAGGGCAGTCCGGGCACCGCTGTCCGGGCTGGTGTGTGCCGCCCATGACGGCGAGACCGACCACGCCGCCTTCCGCGGCTTCCCTTCAATCGGCTATGCCGCCACCCAGGGCAGGCGTGTCCGGTCTGGATGGCTGGGGCTGGCCGGCAACTACGTGATGATCGAGAGCGCGGGCATGTTCGTCGCCCTGTGCCACCTCAAGCGGCAAAGCGTCAGTGTCCGTCCGGGGCAACGGGTTGAGTCGGGTGAAGTGGTGGGAGCGTGCGGCAACTCCGGCAACAGCACGGAACCGCATCTGCACGTGCAGGCCATGGACGGCCCGGATCCGGAACAGGCTTCCGCCGTTCCCATCACGTTCCCGGGCGGGCTGCCGCGGAACGGGATTGTCCTGTCAGTTTGA
- a CDS encoding YciI family protein: protein MTKYLISFPSGVMDIPDGGLQEVADAAHAVVQEAKDAGVWVFGGGIDESVPPVMVDGGGTVTEGTYPQTAQIEGGYTVLELPSYDAALHWAAKIAGACRCAQEVRAFQYDPAS, encoded by the coding sequence ATGACCAAGTACCTAATCTCGTTTCCCAGCGGCGTGATGGACATTCCCGACGGCGGCCTGCAGGAGGTTGCCGACGCCGCCCATGCAGTGGTCCAGGAGGCAAAGGACGCGGGCGTCTGGGTGTTCGGCGGCGGCATCGACGAGAGCGTCCCGCCGGTCATGGTCGACGGCGGCGGAACCGTCACGGAGGGCACCTACCCACAGACAGCGCAGATTGAAGGCGGCTATACAGTACTGGAGCTGCCCAGCTACGACGCTGCGCTGCACTGGGCCGCGAAGATTGCCGGCGCCTGCCGCTGCGCCCAGGAAGTGCGGGCGTTCCAGTACGACCCCGCCAGCTGA
- a CDS encoding LacI family DNA-binding transcriptional regulator: protein MAKTSKGRMPRLEDVAKIAGVSHQTVSRVVNNHPNVSKATREKVEAAIAELGYRRNTAARSLVTRRSQTIGVLASELSQYGPANTLVGVENAARNAGYFVSIAALREVSRDAISDAVGHFMDQAVDGIGVLVPHSETLAVLEQMNLPVPVVAVGSAGSASVSGAMVDQRAGARLAVEHLIKEGHRQIGHIAGPPDWTDGAERAEGWRAALREAGLDESLLVEGDWSAGSGYSIGRELASERTATAIFVGNDQMALGLLRAFTEAGVKVPDDVSVVGFDDQPEAGYFTPPLTTVRQDFEELGRRCMDIMLKEIESGAPVSSTVVPPELVLRASTAAPASP, encoded by the coding sequence ATGGCAAAAACCAGCAAGGGCCGGATGCCGCGCCTGGAAGACGTGGCAAAGATCGCCGGGGTCTCCCACCAGACCGTGTCCCGCGTGGTGAACAACCATCCCAACGTCAGCAAGGCGACCCGGGAAAAGGTGGAAGCGGCCATCGCGGAACTGGGATACCGGCGCAATACCGCGGCCCGGAGCCTTGTCACGCGGCGCTCGCAGACCATCGGCGTGCTGGCCAGCGAGCTCTCGCAGTACGGCCCGGCCAACACTTTGGTGGGCGTTGAGAATGCCGCCCGGAACGCCGGCTACTTTGTCAGCATCGCCGCCCTGCGGGAAGTCAGCAGGGACGCCATCTCGGACGCTGTTGGCCACTTCATGGACCAGGCCGTGGACGGCATCGGTGTGCTGGTGCCGCACTCGGAAACCCTGGCCGTACTGGAACAGATGAACCTCCCCGTGCCCGTGGTGGCTGTGGGCTCGGCAGGCAGTGCTTCGGTGAGCGGTGCCATGGTGGACCAGCGCGCGGGCGCAAGGCTCGCCGTCGAGCATCTCATCAAGGAAGGCCACCGGCAGATCGGGCACATCGCGGGGCCGCCGGACTGGACAGACGGCGCCGAGCGTGCCGAGGGCTGGCGAGCCGCGCTCCGGGAGGCAGGGCTGGATGAGTCCCTGCTGGTGGAAGGCGACTGGAGCGCCGGAAGCGGCTATTCGATTGGCCGCGAGCTGGCGTCGGAACGCACGGCGACGGCCATTTTCGTGGGGAATGACCAGATGGCACTGGGCCTGCTGCGCGCCTTCACCGAGGCGGGGGTCAAGGTGCCCGACGACGTCTCCGTGGTGGGCTTCGATGACCAGCCGGAGGCGGGGTACTTCACGCCCCCGCTGACCACCGTCCGCCAGGACTTCGAGGAGCTGGGCCGCCGGTGCATGGACATCATGCTCAAGGAAATTGAGTCCGGCGCCCCCGTGAGCTCCACCGTGGTCCCGCCGGAACTGGTCCTCCGTGCCAGCACCGCCGCTCCGGCATCCCCCTAG
- a CDS encoding DUF4397 domain-containing protein gives MRNTIFTAGAGAAAIAAAIALAGPANAADGDAQLSVLHGVPGLTVDVWVNGERTLDDFAPGTLAGPLALPAGTYDIAITAADAADASAPAIGPVSVNLAANGNYTAAAHLGADGKPTASLFTNDTSQIPAGKGKLTVRHAAAAPAVDVLAGGTAVVTNLANPNEQTLTLDPGTVPAAVAAAGTTAPVIGPADVVVAEGTHTIVYAWGSLADQNLKLAVQTIEGLHSAPASVPGALNGSADSAGAGSAATTAGFGLAAVALLAGAVGVDRVVRARRAEL, from the coding sequence ATGCGCAACACAATCTTCACCGCAGGTGCCGGTGCAGCAGCCATTGCAGCGGCAATCGCTCTGGCAGGTCCCGCCAACGCAGCAGACGGAGACGCCCAGCTTTCCGTCCTGCACGGGGTCCCCGGACTGACCGTGGACGTCTGGGTCAACGGCGAGCGCACGCTTGATGATTTCGCCCCGGGAACCCTTGCCGGGCCACTGGCGCTTCCGGCCGGTACCTACGACATCGCCATCACGGCAGCCGACGCCGCCGACGCATCCGCACCTGCCATTGGCCCGGTCAGCGTCAACCTGGCGGCCAACGGAAACTACACCGCTGCTGCCCACCTGGGCGCCGATGGCAAGCCCACCGCCAGCCTCTTCACCAACGACACGTCCCAGATCCCGGCCGGCAAGGGCAAGCTGACCGTCCGGCACGCCGCCGCCGCGCCCGCCGTCGATGTCCTGGCGGGCGGCACCGCCGTCGTCACCAACCTGGCCAACCCGAACGAGCAAACCCTGACCCTCGATCCCGGCACTGTTCCGGCCGCAGTTGCCGCCGCCGGAACCACCGCTCCCGTGATCGGTCCGGCGGACGTGGTTGTGGCGGAAGGGACGCACACCATCGTCTACGCCTGGGGCAGCCTGGCGGACCAGAACCTGAAGCTCGCCGTGCAGACCATCGAGGGCCTGCACTCGGCTCCGGCCTCCGTGCCTGGCGCCCTCAATGGTTCCGCTGATTCCGCCGGCGCGGGCTCCGCTGCCACCACGGCCGGATTCGGCCTGGCAGCCGTGGCCCTGCTGGCCGGTGCGGTGGGCGTAGACCGCGTGGTCCGCGCCCGGCGCGCGGAACTCTAA
- a CDS encoding class F sortase: MKASTTTAGAQRRRHSLGAGAAALVAAALVLSGCGSAGPATSGQAPTPAVATSAPAPPNTPLPPATAVEAAPSTPAAAPPKAIPVRPATPPAAAAAPPPTSLTVAGTAIGMPVVPGGVSAGGAMEIPDVFDRAAWYKYGPAPGAAEGTAVIAGHIDTTSDRAPFSALKSLKEGTVISVGREGAPALTYRVVGVELMAKDKFDGAAVFRRSGPHELKLVTCGGKWLDARMDYSDNVIVTAVPEPVSG; this comes from the coding sequence ATGAAGGCAAGTACGACGACGGCAGGTGCCCAGCGCCGTCGGCATTCCTTGGGTGCCGGGGCAGCAGCGCTGGTGGCTGCTGCCCTGGTTCTTTCCGGCTGCGGCTCCGCGGGCCCCGCCACTTCCGGGCAGGCGCCAACTCCTGCGGTGGCCACCAGCGCGCCGGCTCCACCCAACACCCCGCTGCCGCCCGCAACCGCCGTTGAAGCTGCCCCGTCCACCCCTGCTGCAGCGCCGCCAAAGGCCATCCCGGTCCGGCCGGCCACTCCGCCGGCCGCCGCTGCCGCCCCGCCGCCCACTTCGCTTACTGTGGCCGGCACGGCCATCGGCATGCCCGTGGTGCCTGGGGGAGTGTCGGCCGGGGGAGCGATGGAAATTCCAGACGTGTTCGACCGTGCCGCCTGGTACAAGTACGGCCCGGCCCCCGGGGCTGCCGAAGGCACCGCCGTCATCGCCGGGCACATCGACACCACCTCGGACCGCGCGCCGTTCTCCGCGCTGAAGTCGCTCAAGGAGGGAACCGTCATCAGCGTGGGACGGGAAGGCGCCCCGGCCCTTACCTATCGGGTGGTGGGTGTGGAGCTGATGGCGAAGGACAAGTTCGACGGCGCCGCCGTGTTCCGCCGCTCCGGACCGCATGAGCTCAAGCTGGTCACCTGCGGCGGCAAATGGCTGGACGCGCGGATGGACTACAGCGACAATGTCATTGTCACCGCAGTCCCTGAACCAGTTTCCGGATGA
- a CDS encoding RNA polymerase sigma factor, which produces MYLVAEAGREQPVTLPGRAAQGWDDGLTASFLSGDEHALAAAYREFAPLVHTLALRSLADRAAADDVTQEVFIRVWRSRSTFNPQVARLPAWIVGITRNAITDAQQSSAREARKAHAAAGAGLAADPGAGTEAAETLADRLLLDGELERLGEPQGSIMKLAFYEDLTHEQISRKLDLPLGTVKSHIRRSLTHLRSRLEVDHAAS; this is translated from the coding sequence ATGTATCTCGTCGCCGAAGCCGGGAGGGAGCAGCCTGTGACGCTCCCCGGCCGTGCCGCCCAAGGATGGGACGACGGGCTGACCGCCTCCTTCCTGTCCGGCGATGAGCATGCCCTGGCAGCTGCCTATCGTGAGTTCGCGCCCCTGGTGCATACCCTGGCCCTGCGGTCGCTCGCCGACCGGGCCGCCGCGGACGACGTGACGCAGGAGGTCTTCATCCGGGTGTGGCGCTCGCGGAGCACCTTCAACCCGCAGGTGGCGCGGCTTCCCGCATGGATCGTGGGGATCACGCGGAACGCAATCACCGATGCGCAGCAGTCATCGGCCCGCGAAGCACGCAAGGCGCATGCTGCTGCCGGGGCCGGTTTGGCTGCGGACCCCGGGGCGGGAACCGAGGCCGCGGAAACCCTGGCGGACCGGCTGCTCCTGGACGGCGAACTGGAGAGGCTCGGCGAGCCCCAGGGCTCCATCATGAAGCTTGCCTTCTATGAGGACCTGACGCACGAACAGATCTCGCGGAAACTGGACCTGCCCCTTGGTACCGTCAAGAGCCACATCCGGCGCAGCCTGACGCACCTGAGAAGCAGATTGGAGGTAGACCATGCCGCATCTTGA
- a CDS encoding anti-sigma factor, with protein sequence MPHLDPEQLSLLALYDDWEDPAGREHLLECPGCAADYAALRRTVEAVKTTPDTSRLSVPGPQVWAGIHRELGLGESVREDPLAAEPPTEAGATPAATAAHGDAAPSNVVPMAARPKGARRKGAWWQRPGAWLATAAAAVLVVAGALWALNRPPQPRELAEAQLTPLAQHSAAGSAKVVSAADGSRSLEVSLDKDEAKGYQEVWLIAPDLSKLVSLGVMNSTSGTFQVPAGLDLSQYPVVDVSDEPMDGNPAHSTVSIARGTLTS encoded by the coding sequence ATGCCGCATCTTGATCCGGAACAGTTGAGCCTCCTGGCACTCTACGACGACTGGGAGGACCCGGCAGGCCGCGAACACCTCCTGGAATGCCCTGGGTGCGCCGCCGACTACGCCGCCCTGCGCCGCACGGTGGAGGCAGTGAAGACGACGCCCGACACCAGCCGCCTGTCCGTTCCCGGGCCCCAGGTCTGGGCGGGAATCCACCGCGAACTCGGCTTGGGGGAGTCCGTCCGGGAGGACCCGCTGGCCGCGGAACCACCCACGGAAGCCGGGGCAACCCCTGCCGCCACGGCGGCACACGGGGACGCGGCGCCGTCCAACGTTGTTCCCATGGCTGCCCGGCCGAAGGGTGCCCGAAGGAAGGGCGCCTGGTGGCAGCGCCCCGGCGCGTGGCTGGCGACAGCGGCCGCTGCTGTCCTGGTGGTTGCGGGCGCCCTCTGGGCCTTGAACCGCCCGCCGCAGCCCCGGGAACTTGCCGAGGCCCAACTGACCCCGCTGGCCCAGCACTCCGCCGCCGGATCAGCCAAGGTGGTGTCCGCCGCCGACGGTTCACGCAGCCTGGAGGTCAGCCTGGACAAGGATGAAGCCAAGGGCTACCAGGAGGTGTGGCTGATCGCCCCGGACCTCTCCAAGCTGGTCAGCCTCGGCGTCATGAACTCCACGTCGGGAACTTTCCAGGTGCCCGCCGGCCTTGACTTGTCGCAGTATCCGGTGGTTGATGTGTCGGACGAGCCCATGGACGGCAATCCGGCCCACTCCACCGTGAGCATCGCCAGGGGCACCCTCACGTCCTGA
- a CDS encoding ANTAR domain-containing response regulator: MKASHDQGTPTNPALLLDLVNGAQTLADSLDLLVAASAGHVARTANLDVGCGLVLRQPKRSLAITGTSGEVVRLLDWEREMAEGPVTDVMSGGHPVAVLQRNGDFRWRQYSTQLQSAGFGSALAVRFRLDADIPADDGIPGSAELGQSSAALAFFAQDAKAFPLQAIAEARTFAALATKSLQMAINLHTARSLATDLRSALDSRTSINVACGVIMAQNRCSYQEAFSILAKASSHRNIKVRKVAEDILERLPEGTPTSHFGR, encoded by the coding sequence TTGAAGGCCAGCCATGACCAGGGCACGCCCACAAACCCGGCCCTCCTGCTGGACCTGGTCAACGGAGCACAGACCCTGGCCGATTCCCTTGACCTGCTGGTGGCGGCCTCTGCCGGGCATGTGGCCAGGACAGCCAACCTGGATGTTGGCTGCGGCCTGGTGCTGCGCCAGCCAAAGCGGAGCCTTGCCATCACCGGCACTTCGGGCGAGGTGGTCCGGCTGCTGGACTGGGAACGGGAGATGGCCGAGGGGCCGGTGACCGATGTGATGTCCGGCGGCCACCCCGTGGCGGTCCTCCAGAGGAACGGCGACTTCCGGTGGCGGCAATATTCCACCCAACTGCAGTCAGCCGGGTTCGGCAGCGCCCTTGCGGTGCGGTTCCGCCTCGATGCAGACATTCCGGCCGACGACGGGATCCCCGGCAGCGCTGAACTGGGCCAGTCCAGCGCCGCGCTCGCCTTCTTTGCGCAGGACGCGAAGGCCTTTCCGCTCCAGGCCATCGCGGAAGCGCGCACCTTCGCCGCCCTGGCAACCAAGAGCCTGCAGATGGCCATCAACCTGCACACCGCCCGTTCGCTGGCCACCGATCTCCGCTCAGCCCTGGACAGCCGTACGTCCATCAACGTGGCCTGCGGCGTGATCATGGCCCAGAACAGGTGCTCATACCAGGAGGCGTTTTCCATCCTGGCCAAGGCATCCAGCCACCGGAACATCAAGGTGCGCAAGGTAGCCGAGGACATCCTTGAACGCCTGCCGGAGGGCACACCGACCTCACACTTCGGCCGCTAG
- a CDS encoding alpha-N-arabinofuranosidase has product MTQPEPAAAKITLDPSFTVGPVRRRTFGAFVEHLGRCVYTGIFEPDHPDADEDGFRRDVLALTRELGVSTVRYPGGNFVSGYRWEDGVGPVDRRPVRLDLAWHSTDPNTVGVDEFAKWSVKAGVEPMMAVNLGTRGTQEALDLLEYCNIDGGTELSEQRRANGAADGYGIKMWCLGNEMDGPWQIGHKNALEYGRLAADTARGMRMMEPDLELVACGSSGPTMPTFGEWERVVLSETYELVDLISAHQYFEDFGDLQEHLAAGHKMDAFIRDLVSHIDHVKSVKKSTKQVNISFDEWNVWHMSRDESKVPTGKDWPVAPVLLEDTYTVADAVVVGDLLVTLLRNTDRVHSASLAQLVNVIAPIMTEPGGRSWKQTTFHPFALTSRHASGTVLQLAVESPLVSSGKTADIAALSAVATYDADKGEAVVFAVNRSAGQALNLDAAVASLGNVRVVEAVTYANKDPYWQASADDSTSVLPSENGTVKVDGGWLTAELPAVSWSMIRLAVSA; this is encoded by the coding sequence GTGACCCAGCCAGAACCCGCTGCAGCCAAAATCACCCTTGACCCCTCCTTCACCGTGGGCCCCGTCCGCCGTCGTACTTTCGGTGCCTTCGTGGAACACCTTGGCCGGTGTGTGTACACCGGCATCTTCGAGCCGGACCACCCGGACGCCGACGAGGACGGCTTCCGCAGGGACGTCCTGGCGCTGACCCGGGAACTGGGAGTCTCCACCGTCCGCTACCCGGGCGGAAACTTCGTCTCCGGCTACCGCTGGGAGGACGGCGTGGGCCCGGTGGACCGGCGCCCCGTGCGGCTGGACCTCGCCTGGCACTCCACCGACCCCAACACCGTGGGGGTGGACGAGTTCGCCAAATGGTCCGTCAAGGCCGGCGTGGAACCCATGATGGCGGTGAACCTGGGCACGCGCGGCACGCAGGAGGCGCTGGACCTCCTGGAATACTGCAACATCGACGGCGGTACCGAGCTTTCCGAACAGCGCCGGGCCAACGGGGCCGCCGATGGCTACGGCATCAAGATGTGGTGCCTGGGCAATGAGATGGACGGTCCCTGGCAGATCGGCCACAAGAACGCCCTGGAGTACGGCAGGCTCGCTGCCGACACCGCCCGCGGAATGCGCATGATGGAGCCGGATCTGGAGCTGGTGGCGTGCGGCAGTTCCGGGCCCACCATGCCCACGTTCGGTGAGTGGGAGCGTGTGGTGCTGTCCGAAACCTACGAACTGGTGGACCTGATCTCCGCCCACCAGTACTTTGAGGACTTTGGCGACCTGCAGGAACACCTCGCCGCCGGACACAAGATGGACGCTTTCATCCGCGACCTCGTGAGCCACATTGACCATGTGAAGTCGGTGAAGAAGTCCACCAAGCAGGTGAACATCTCGTTCGATGAGTGGAACGTCTGGCACATGAGCCGCGATGAATCCAAGGTGCCCACCGGCAAGGACTGGCCCGTGGCCCCCGTGCTGCTTGAGGACACCTACACGGTTGCCGACGCCGTGGTAGTTGGGGACTTGCTGGTCACGCTGCTCCGGAACACGGACCGCGTCCACTCGGCAAGCCTGGCACAGCTGGTGAACGTCATCGCGCCCATCATGACCGAGCCGGGCGGCCGGTCCTGGAAGCAGACCACCTTCCACCCCTTCGCCCTGACCTCCCGCCACGCCTCCGGTACCGTACTGCAGCTCGCCGTCGAATCGCCGCTGGTCAGCAGCGGCAAGACCGCCGACATCGCGGCCCTGTCCGCCGTCGCCACCTATGACGCGGACAAGGGCGAGGCCGTGGTGTTCGCGGTCAACCGCTCGGCAGGCCAGGCACTGAACCTGGATGCCGCCGTGGCCTCGCTGGGCAACGTGCGAGTGGTGGAAGCCGTGACCTACGCCAACAAGGACCCCTACTGGCAGGCCAGCGCCGACGATTCAACGTCGGTCCTGCCGTCCGAAAACGGAACGGTGAAGGTGGACGGCGGCTGGCTCACCGCCGAGCTTCCGGCCGTGTCCTGGTCCATGATCCGGCTGGCTGTCAGCGCCTGA
- a CDS encoding HhH-GPD-type base excision DNA repair protein, producing the protein MDGMELHITGDPAADKLLSEDAFALLTGMLLDQQVTMESAFAGPEKIRARLGSLEPAAIAAHDPAAFVEVFKERPAVHRFPGSMAARVQALAEAVHSEWDGDAAAIWTKGSPDGAEVLRRLKALPGFGEQKAKIFLALLGKQRGLEAPGWREAAGHYGEDGSYLSVADIVDPESLAKVRASKQAAKAAAKAGKER; encoded by the coding sequence ATGGACGGCATGGAACTGCACATCACGGGGGATCCCGCCGCGGACAAGTTGTTGAGTGAGGACGCCTTCGCCCTGCTGACCGGCATGCTGCTGGACCAGCAGGTCACCATGGAATCAGCCTTCGCGGGGCCGGAGAAGATCCGGGCCCGGCTCGGGTCGCTGGAACCCGCGGCCATTGCCGCGCACGATCCCGCCGCGTTCGTGGAGGTATTCAAGGAACGCCCGGCGGTCCACCGCTTCCCCGGCTCCATGGCCGCGCGGGTGCAGGCGCTCGCCGAAGCAGTGCACAGCGAGTGGGACGGCGATGCCGCAGCCATCTGGACCAAGGGGTCCCCCGACGGTGCCGAGGTGCTGCGCAGGCTCAAGGCCCTGCCCGGATTCGGGGAGCAGAAGGCCAAGATTTTCCTGGCCCTGTTGGGCAAGCAGCGCGGCCTTGAGGCGCCGGGGTGGCGGGAAGCTGCCGGTCACTACGGCGAGGACGGCTCCTACCTTTCGGTGGCGGACATCGTGGACCCGGAGTCCCTGGCCAAGGTCCGCGCCAGCAAGCAGGCCGCCAAAGCCGCGGCGAAGGCAGGGAAAGAGCGTTAA
- a CDS encoding LacI family DNA-binding transcriptional regulator, translated as MAVTMNDVARAAGVSLKTVSNVLNDYEFIRPATKQRVQDAIAELGYEANLTARSLRSGKTSMLGLVLSDLSAPYYAELASKLMKAAARHGYRVMVEQSDAEASVELGALQGTFRQLTDGLLFTPLVVDADAIAARAGNKPMVMLGEHILDPRFDLVTMKNEEAAAALTRHLLAGGRRRIAVVGANTGESAGTAGLRLNGYRKALEEAGVPFDPALIAPAEWRRDTGAAAVAGLLESGVQFDAVFGLNDVLALGAMHQLLIRGVKVPQDVAVAGFDDIDEARFASPSLTTVSPGMDEIAERSIGLLLDRIAGRETSEQGVHVEAGFELKVRESAP; from the coding sequence ATGGCAGTCACCATGAACGACGTTGCGCGGGCGGCAGGGGTTTCCCTCAAGACGGTTTCCAACGTCCTGAACGACTACGAATTCATCCGGCCCGCCACCAAGCAACGCGTGCAGGATGCCATCGCGGAGCTGGGCTACGAAGCCAATCTCACCGCCCGCAGCCTGCGGTCCGGCAAGACGTCCATGCTGGGCCTGGTCCTGTCCGACCTCTCCGCCCCCTACTACGCCGAGCTGGCGTCCAAGCTGATGAAGGCTGCCGCCCGCCACGGCTACCGGGTGATGGTGGAGCAGTCCGACGCCGAAGCCTCCGTTGAACTTGGCGCCCTCCAGGGGACCTTCCGCCAGCTCACCGACGGGTTGCTGTTCACTCCACTGGTGGTGGACGCGGATGCCATTGCCGCGCGGGCGGGCAACAAGCCCATGGTGATGCTCGGCGAGCACATCCTGGATCCCCGCTTCGACCTGGTGACCATGAAAAACGAGGAAGCCGCGGCCGCGCTGACCAGGCACCTGCTGGCCGGCGGCCGCCGTCGTATTGCCGTGGTTGGTGCCAACACGGGGGAGTCTGCCGGGACGGCCGGCCTGCGCCTGAACGGCTACCGGAAGGCGTTGGAGGAGGCAGGCGTTCCCTTCGACCCCGCGCTGATCGCCCCTGCTGAGTGGCGGCGCGATACCGGTGCCGCGGCGGTGGCCGGCCTGCTGGAGTCCGGCGTGCAGTTCGACGCCGTCTTCGGACTTAACGACGTGCTGGCACTCGGCGCCATGCACCAGCTGCTGATTCGCGGCGTGAAGGTGCCGCAGGACGTAGCGGTGGCCGGTTTTGACGACATTGACGAGGCGCGGTTCGCCTCCCCGTCCCTGACCACCGTCTCGCCGGGCATGGACGAAATCGCCGAGCGCTCCATCGGCCTGCTGCTGGACCGGATCGCAGGCCGCGAGACATCGGAACAGGGCGTGCACGTGGAGGCCGGATTCGAGTTGAAGGTCCGCGAGTCCGCGCCCTGA
- a CDS encoding cysteine hydrolase family protein yields MIALLVIDMQNAFFETPELAAQQERVVRECNRLIEGFKAAGYNALLVGTEHERDKSTWTLSMLDDDQGFIFRGTEQAQSVPGLLKEDLPQLNKTRDSGFVGTNLLARLRNWGAEEVVLAGVSTHNCIAQTAADAFAHNIRVTYAKDAMASEADQDAADMLRILSTTYRQPIQSSDEILGRLSDAK; encoded by the coding sequence ATGATTGCCCTCCTGGTCATCGACATGCAGAACGCATTCTTCGAAACACCCGAATTGGCAGCCCAGCAGGAGCGGGTGGTCAGGGAGTGCAACCGGCTGATTGAAGGGTTCAAGGCAGCCGGATACAACGCGCTCCTGGTGGGCACCGAACACGAACGGGACAAGTCCACCTGGACCCTGAGCATGCTTGACGACGACCAAGGGTTTATCTTCCGCGGCACCGAGCAGGCCCAGTCGGTGCCGGGGCTCCTGAAGGAGGACCTGCCCCAATTGAACAAGACAAGGGACAGCGGGTTCGTGGGCACCAACCTGCTGGCGCGGCTGCGGAACTGGGGCGCCGAGGAAGTGGTGCTCGCCGGCGTCTCCACGCACAACTGCATCGCCCAGACCGCCGCGGACGCGTTCGCCCACAACATCCGGGTCACTTACGCCAAGGACGCCATGGCCTCCGAAGCCGACCAGGACGCCGCCGACATGCTCCGCATCCTTTCCACCACCTACCGCCAGCCCATCCAGTCAAGCGATGAGATCCTCGGCCGGCTCAGCGACGCCAAGTAG
- a CDS encoding urease subunit gamma produces the protein MHLMPREQEKLLIVVAADLARRRQSRGLKLNYPEAVAIISYELIEGARDGRSVAELMSYGTTLLTRDDVMEGVPEMIHDVQIEATFPDGTKLVTVHNPIR, from the coding sequence ATGCATCTGATGCCGCGTGAGCAGGAAAAGCTCCTCATCGTGGTGGCCGCCGACCTCGCCCGCCGGCGTCAGTCCCGCGGCCTCAAGCTCAACTACCCCGAGGCTGTGGCCATCATCAGCTATGAGCTGATCGAAGGCGCCCGCGACGGCCGCAGCGTGGCGGAGCTCATGAGCTACGGCACCACGCTGCTCACCCGCGACGACGTGATGGAAGGCGTGCCGGAGATGATCCACGACGTCCAGATCGAAGCCACGTTCCCCGACGGCACCAAGCTGGTCACCGTCCACAACCCCATCCGTTAG
- a CDS encoding urease subunit beta, giving the protein MIPGEYVLRPEPITANAGREAIEVAVTNTGDRPVQVGSHYHFAEANAALNFDREAAHGRRLDIPAGTAARFEPGDSRTVRLIELAGSREVYGLSNGVNGKLDGGARPGGTVTEGDGK; this is encoded by the coding sequence ATGATTCCAGGCGAGTACGTCCTCCGGCCGGAGCCCATCACAGCGAATGCGGGAAGGGAGGCCATCGAGGTTGCCGTGACGAACACCGGAGACCGGCCCGTGCAGGTGGGTTCCCACTACCATTTTGCCGAGGCCAACGCGGCCCTAAACTTTGACCGTGAAGCTGCCCACGGCCGGCGCCTGGACATCCCGGCGGGGACGGCTGCCCGGTTCGAGCCGGGGGACTCACGGACCGTTCGGCTCATTGAGCTGGCAGGCTCCCGCGAGGTCTACGGCCTCAGCAACGGAGTCAACGGAAAGCTCGACGGCGGCGCCCGCCCCGGCGGGACTGTCACGGAAGGGGACGGCAAGTGA